The following proteins are co-located in the Alcaligenes faecalis genome:
- a CDS encoding HD domain-containing protein, which produces MSSLFHPFEELAAQLLPHSSTSHNDGSHDQSHLQRVWKNVCAIQDKEGGDLRILLAATLLHDCVAVEKNSPLRSRASTLAAAQAQHILSKMDWSEQDCKAVAQAIQSHSFSANIPPASLEARILQDADRLDAIGALGIARCFYTAGRMGSSLYEPEDPKAANRPLDDKHYALDHFPAKLLKLADGFQTERGQEIARERHARMERFVGEMLGEI; this is translated from the coding sequence ATGTCCAGCCTGTTTCACCCCTTTGAAGAGCTTGCCGCCCAACTCCTGCCCCACAGCAGCACCAGTCACAACGACGGCTCTCACGACCAATCGCACTTGCAGCGTGTTTGGAAGAACGTCTGTGCGATTCAGGACAAAGAAGGTGGGGATCTGCGGATTTTACTGGCCGCGACTTTGCTGCATGACTGCGTTGCTGTGGAAAAGAACTCGCCTTTGCGTTCACGCGCTTCCACGTTGGCCGCCGCACAGGCGCAGCATATTCTAAGCAAGATGGATTGGTCCGAGCAGGACTGCAAGGCCGTGGCTCAGGCCATTCAAAGCCACAGTTTTTCGGCAAACATACCGCCAGCCAGCCTGGAAGCCCGCATCTTGCAGGATGCAGACCGGCTGGATGCCATTGGGGCTTTAGGGATAGCTCGCTGCTTCTATACCGCGGGACGCATGGGCTCCAGCTTGTATGAGCCGGAAGATCCCAAAGCAGCGAATCGCCCTCTGGATGACAAGCACTACGCGCTGGATCACTTCCCGGCCAAATTACTCAAACTGGCCGATGGTTTTCAAACCGAACGGGGACAAGAAATCGCGCGTGAACGACACGCGCGAATGGAGCGGTTTGTGGGCGAAATGTTGGGGGAGATTTAA
- a CDS encoding tripartite tricarboxylate transporter substrate binding protein, whose translation MKPWSRVVLALSFIFAAAPQSWAAPPAWAERPVRLIVPSAAGGSGDTLARPLAEALGNEIGQTVVVENKGGVGGVLGASMVANSSPADNQLLFGAVHHMIAPAVLKNFPYDTRKDLKAVTLIAAMPNVLVVNANSPYHSVEDLLAAAKQGAGVNYGTSGVATMLHLMAGKLEKKAGTTMTAVHYKGSGPAVMALISGDQVDFMFETMPSAVAQIRNGRLRALAVSSPERAPALPDVPTLKELGMDEISAQTWYGIFMQGDVPDATVQSVADSIHRALNTDKIKEVWEGNGATLVTNSPAEFTVYVDQQLNYWADSVSDLGLSNF comes from the coding sequence ATGAAACCCTGGTCCCGTGTTGTACTTGCCCTCAGTTTTATCTTTGCTGCCGCGCCCCAAAGCTGGGCAGCGCCCCCCGCCTGGGCCGAGCGCCCGGTGCGGCTGATCGTCCCCTCCGCCGCAGGCGGTTCGGGCGATACCCTGGCCCGTCCCCTGGCCGAAGCACTGGGCAATGAAATTGGTCAAACCGTTGTGGTAGAAAATAAAGGAGGAGTCGGCGGCGTGCTGGGTGCCAGCATGGTGGCTAACTCCAGCCCCGCAGACAATCAGCTTTTGTTTGGTGCCGTGCATCACATGATTGCGCCTGCCGTGTTGAAAAATTTCCCCTACGACACCCGCAAAGACCTGAAAGCCGTCACCCTGATTGCTGCCATGCCCAATGTGCTGGTGGTGAACGCCAATTCACCCTATCACAGCGTGGAGGACCTGCTGGCCGCCGCCAAGCAAGGCGCTGGCGTGAACTATGGCACCAGCGGCGTCGCCACCATGCTGCATTTGATGGCAGGCAAGCTGGAAAAGAAAGCTGGCACCACCATGACCGCCGTGCACTACAAAGGCAGCGGCCCGGCGGTCATGGCGCTGATCAGTGGCGATCAGGTGGACTTCATGTTCGAGACCATGCCGTCGGCCGTGGCGCAGATACGCAATGGCCGCTTGCGCGCCCTGGCCGTTTCCAGCCCCGAACGCGCTCCTGCCTTGCCGGATGTACCTACCTTGAAGGAACTGGGCATGGACGAGATCAGCGCCCAGACCTGGTACGGGATTTTCATGCAAGGAGATGTGCCGGATGCCACTGTGCAAAGCGTGGCAGACAGCATCCATCGTGCCTTGAATACCGACAAGATCAAGGAAGTCTGGGAGGGGAACGGCGCAACACTGGTCACCAATAGCCCAGCCGAATTCACGGTCTACGTGGATCAGCAACTGAACTATTGGGCCGACTCGGTCAGTGACCTGGGGCTGAGTAACTTCTAA
- a CDS encoding mandelate racemase/muconate lactonizing enzyme family protein — translation MKITAVRAIPLNVPFKFDSAGIQKPTNLAICHVEIETDEGITGYGLSAITEEHPVASTINDILASDLIGQDPLNTERLWDRMYWNVCPRGQTGYAMHAISALDIALWDIKGKALGLPVWKLLGGAREKVPAYATFGFAFLGEEELIKVARDCVDQGFKGLKMVVGHHGLQRRDEPRPLADLIHQDMRRMSLVREAIPADTALYIDGNCSLDYVHAKAIARHARDLDVVFFEEPITQNDTGRLRELRQSTGITIAAGQNEGQSYRFRDLLMQQAVDILQPNVLISGGFTQSRKIFALAESFNASVANGGAFPSHNGHLHCGLLNGGDVEWHLAASAMMAEIYTGLPQPEQGWLRMPDAPGLGLAPRQDQIDKLRSNPGSLGSGKG, via the coding sequence ATGAAGATCACGGCAGTACGCGCCATTCCCTTGAACGTACCTTTCAAGTTCGATAGCGCGGGCATCCAAAAACCCACCAACCTGGCCATCTGTCATGTGGAAATCGAGACCGATGAAGGCATCACCGGCTATGGACTGAGCGCCATTACCGAAGAGCACCCCGTTGCCAGCACCATCAACGATATTCTGGCTAGCGACCTGATCGGGCAAGACCCCTTGAACACCGAGCGCCTGTGGGACCGCATGTACTGGAACGTATGCCCCCGCGGCCAGACGGGCTATGCCATGCACGCCATCTCTGCCCTGGACATCGCCCTATGGGACATCAAGGGCAAAGCCCTGGGTCTGCCGGTATGGAAACTGCTGGGGGGCGCTCGTGAAAAAGTCCCTGCCTACGCAACCTTCGGCTTCGCCTTTCTGGGCGAAGAAGAGTTGATCAAGGTGGCACGCGACTGCGTGGATCAAGGCTTCAAGGGCTTGAAGATGGTGGTAGGCCATCACGGTCTGCAACGTCGCGACGAACCGCGCCCGCTGGCCGACCTGATCCACCAGGACATGCGCCGCATGAGTCTGGTGCGCGAGGCCATTCCCGCCGACACTGCGCTGTACATCGACGGCAATTGCAGCCTGGACTATGTGCACGCCAAGGCCATCGCCCGCCATGCCCGTGATCTGGACGTCGTTTTTTTTGAAGAACCCATTACCCAGAACGACACGGGCCGCTTGCGTGAACTGCGCCAAAGCACGGGCATCACTATTGCCGCTGGTCAGAACGAAGGCCAGTCCTATCGCTTCCGGGATCTGCTGATGCAGCAGGCCGTGGATATTCTGCAGCCCAATGTGCTGATCTCCGGCGGTTTCACCCAGTCCCGCAAGATCTTCGCCCTGGCAGAAAGCTTTAACGCGTCTGTCGCCAATGGCGGGGCCTTCCCCTCTCACAACGGTCACCTGCACTGCGGTTTGTTAAATGGCGGCGATGTGGAATGGCATCTGGCGGCCAGTGCCATGATGGCCGAAATCTACACCGGCCTGCCTCAGCCCGAACAAGGCTGGCTGCGCATGCCCGACGCCCCCGGCCTGGGGCTGGCACCACGACAAGATCAAATCGACAAGCTGCGCAGCAACCCCGGCAGCCTGGGCTCCGGCAAAGGCTAA
- a CDS encoding RNA-binding S4 domain-containing protein yields the protein MDKLRLDKWLWAARFYKTRSLASEEITKGRVLLNQQSTKPAREVSIGDVITLRKETPAMEVHVTALSGVRGPAPVARQLYQETEESSTRRTQAAEQRRLAPEPALDFDAGRPTKKDRRQMQLLRGK from the coding sequence ATGGACAAATTACGACTGGATAAATGGCTCTGGGCAGCGCGCTTTTACAAGACGCGTAGCCTGGCCTCTGAAGAGATCACCAAAGGGCGGGTTTTGCTGAATCAGCAAAGCACCAAGCCTGCTCGCGAAGTCTCCATTGGTGATGTGATTACCCTGCGCAAAGAAACGCCAGCCATGGAGGTTCATGTCACCGCATTAAGCGGCGTGCGTGGCCCTGCCCCGGTTGCCCGCCAGTTGTATCAGGAAACGGAAGAAAGCAGCACACGACGTACACAGGCCGCCGAACAACGCCGTCTGGCACCGGAACCTGCGCTGGACTTTGATGCTGGCCGTCCAACGAAAAAGGATCGCCGTCAGATGCAGTTGCTGCGGGGGAAATAG
- a CDS encoding DHA2 family efflux MFS transporter permease subunit — protein MTRRLALTIAIYLGTFMVTLDISIVNLALPRMQQALQTDMAGLQWIVDAYALCLSAFMLSAGLLGDRYGRKKSWLLGVLAFTVGSMMCALAGSLSALLWGRVVQGMAGALLIPGALSILTHAFPDPAQRARVIGGWSSLSALALVLGPILGGVLVDVADWPSIFSLNLPLGLLTLGLGMWGIQESANPEHAAFDPIGQLLSVIWLGSLTYGLICAGEQGWHATETVRSLGVAAVTFVAFIYAQSRVARPLLPLSLFRDYRFSTANIASFVLGFAAYSNVFFLSLFFQNALGWSATQTGWGLAPQFIGMAVLASRFGALSQGFGLKMILTTGFGLMAAGSWLMMLLQPGASYWMAGVALAVLGIGMGLSVPACSTLVMNLVPRERSGMASATTNAIRQTGMTLGVALLASLMSQGAVSSLSSRLDPINPMREQAQHIISSGQVNLPASADSLFWMHAIQHAWADGFHRVMFWAGLLAVFSLILLLRLRLPRVQAASATAVELH, from the coding sequence ATGACACGCCGACTTGCTCTAACTATCGCTATTTACCTGGGAACTTTCATGGTCACCCTGGACATCAGCATCGTGAATCTTGCCTTGCCCCGCATGCAGCAAGCCCTGCAGACCGATATGGCCGGGCTGCAATGGATTGTGGATGCTTATGCGCTGTGCCTGTCCGCCTTCATGTTGTCCGCCGGGCTGCTGGGGGATCGCTACGGACGCAAGAAAAGCTGGCTGCTGGGCGTGCTGGCCTTTACCGTTGGTTCCATGATGTGCGCCCTGGCCGGTTCACTGAGCGCCCTGCTCTGGGGCCGCGTCGTGCAAGGCATGGCCGGGGCTTTGCTTATTCCCGGCGCCCTGTCCATCCTGACCCACGCCTTCCCGGACCCGGCCCAGCGTGCCCGTGTCATTGGCGGCTGGTCTTCCTTGAGCGCCCTGGCTCTGGTACTGGGCCCGATTCTGGGCGGGGTGCTGGTTGATGTGGCCGACTGGCCTTCGATCTTCAGTCTGAACCTGCCACTGGGTTTGCTGACATTAGGCTTGGGCATGTGGGGCATTCAGGAATCGGCCAACCCTGAACACGCGGCCTTCGACCCGATCGGCCAGTTGCTTAGCGTGATCTGGCTCGGCTCCCTGACCTATGGCCTGATTTGCGCGGGTGAACAAGGCTGGCATGCCACCGAAACGGTTCGCTCCCTGGGCGTGGCCGCAGTCACCTTCGTCGCGTTTATCTATGCCCAAAGCCGCGTCGCCCGCCCCTTGCTGCCTTTGAGCCTGTTTCGGGACTACCGCTTCAGCACCGCCAATATCGCCTCCTTTGTGCTGGGCTTTGCCGCCTATAGCAATGTGTTTTTCCTGTCCCTGTTCTTCCAGAATGCCCTGGGCTGGAGTGCCACCCAAACCGGCTGGGGGCTGGCTCCCCAATTCATCGGCATGGCCGTGCTGGCCTCCCGTTTCGGTGCCTTGAGCCAAGGCTTTGGACTGAAAATGATCCTGACTACGGGTTTTGGTCTGATGGCAGCCGGTTCCTGGCTAATGATGTTGCTGCAACCCGGCGCGTCCTACTGGATGGCCGGTGTTGCTTTGGCCGTACTGGGCATTGGCATGGGCTTGTCTGTTCCGGCATGCAGTACCTTGGTCATGAATCTGGTGCCGCGTGAGCGTTCCGGCATGGCATCAGCCACCACCAATGCCATCCGCCAAACCGGCATGACCTTGGGCGTTGCCCTGCTGGCTTCCTTGATGAGCCAAGGCGCCGTCAGCTCCTTGTCCAGCCGTCTTGATCCGATCAATCCCATGCGGGAACAGGCACAGCACATCATTAGCTCCGGCCAGGTAAATCTGCCTGCCTCGGCAGACTCCTTATTCTGGATGCACGCCATTCAGCACGCCTGGGCAGACGGCTTCCACCGTGTCATGTTCTGGGCTGGATTGCTGGCCGTCTTCAGTCTGATTCTACTGCTGCGTCTGCGTTTGCCTCGTGTGCAGGCAGCTTCTGCCACTGCGGTGGAGCTGCATTAA